In Columba livia isolate bColLiv1 breed racing homer chromosome 25, bColLiv1.pat.W.v2, whole genome shotgun sequence, the following proteins share a genomic window:
- the ADAM9 gene encoding disintegrin and metalloproteinase domain-containing protein 9 isoform X2, translating to MSRGLVTIGNITYGIEPMDPSSGSEHILYRLDDVKKEPTACGVAAADGERERAEDPRPSVTQLLRRKRAVLHQTRYVELFIVVDKEKFEDFGKSETEVREHMVQLANFLDSMYIMLNIRIVLVGLEIWKYENVISTDGGAGDVLANFVQWREKNLVLRRRHDSAQFVLKKGFGGTAGMAYVGTVCSKSHAGGINVFGRISIQMFASIMAHELGHNLGMNHDDERVCHCGASSCIMSSGASGSRNFSSCSAEDFEKLTLNKGGSCLLNVPKPDETYSIPYCGNKLVDAGEECDCGSPKECESDPCCEPGTCRLRYGAQCAYGDCCKNCKLLSWGTECRASNNECDLPEYCNGTSQFCQPDFTVQNGHPCHHEEAYCYNGVCQYYDAQCQDIFGSKAKVAPTVCFAEVNSKGDRFGNCGFHGHDYKKCSSWNAMCGKLQCENVKAMPVFGIKPAIIQTPVKDTMCWGVDFQLGSDVPDPGMVNEGTKCGDGKVCRHFQCVSASVLNYDCDVQRQCHGHGVCNNNRNCHCDAGWAPPFCDKKGYGGSLDGGSPYHDTSLRNGLLVFFFLVLPLLAAAALAFAKRDRLKRCYRRLMSRCHSSRQPPPPRAEEQRALPQRGVPHGAPFPARAAPTNMEPNTFPAPSYPVNQHPQQVYHPPYYRTPQYQAPQPQKLPTRPPPPQQRSAPQGPHYLPSRPAPLPPK from the exons atgtccag GGGTTTGGTGACAATAGGGAACATCACCTACGGGATTGAGCCCATGGATCCCTCTTCTGGCTCTGAACACATTTTGTATCGGTTGGATGACGTGAAGAAGGAGCCCACGGCGTGTGGGGTAGCGGCCGCGGATGGCGAGAGGGAGCGCGCAGAGGACCCCCGTCCCAGCGTGACGCAGCTGCTGCGG AGAAAGAGAGCAGTCCTGCATCAGACAAGATACGTGGAGCTGTTCATAGTTGTGGATAAAGAAAAG TTTGAGGATTTTGGGAAGAGCGAAACAGAAGTAAGAGAGCACATGGTGCAGCTGGCAAACTTCCTCGACAGT atgtaCATCATGTTGAACATCCGCATTGTGCTGGTTGGTCTGGAGATCTGGAAGTATGAGAACGTAATTAGCACAGACGGAGGTGCTGGCGACGTGCTGGCAAACTTTGTGCAGTGGCGAGAGAAGAATCTGGTGCTGCGCCGGCGACACGACAGCGCCCAGTTCGTTCT GAAGAAGGGCTTCGGGGGCACGGCGGGAATGGCCTATGTCGGAACAGTGTGCTCCAAGAGCCACGCGGGAGGCATCAACGTG TTTGGAAGAATCAGCATACAGATGTTTGCGTCGATTATGGCTCACGAGCTGGGACACAACCTGGGGATGAACCACGACGATGAACGTGTGTGTCACTGCGGAGCAAGCAGCTGCATCATGAGCTCTGGAGCATC GGGATCGAGGaacttcagcagctgcagcgcAGAGGACTTTGAGAAGCTGACTCTTAACAAAGGAGGCAGCTGCCTGCTCAACGTTCCCAAGCCTGACGAAACCTACAGCATCCCGTACTGCGGGAACAAGCTGGTGGATGCCGGGGAGGAGTGTGACTGTGGTTCGCCAAAG GAATGTGAAAGCGACCCTTGCTGTGAACCGGGTACCTGCAGACTCCGGTACGGTGCTCAGTGTGCTTATGGGGACTGCTGTAAAAACTGCAAG CTCCTTTCTTGGGGAACTGAGTGTCGTGCGAGTAACAACGAGTGTGACCTCCCCGAGTACTGCAACGGCACGTCCCAGTTCTGCCAGCCGGACTTCACCGTGCAGAACGGGCACCCGTGCCACCACGAGGAGGCCTACTGCTACAACGGCGTCTGCCAGTACTATGACGCGCAGTGTCAGGACATCTTCGGCTCGA AAGCCAAAGTGGCCCCCACAGTTTGCTTTGCTGAAGTGAATTCCAAGGGTGACAGATTTGGCAACTGCGGCTTCCACGGGCATGACTACAAGAAATGCTCCAGCTG GAACGCCATGTGTGGGAAGCTGCAGTGTGAAAACGTGAAGGCCATGCCTGTTTTTGGCATTAAGCCCGCTATTATCCAGACTCCCGTCAAAGACACCATGTGCTGGGGGGTGGATTTCCAGCTGGGCTCGGATGTCCCGGACCCGGGAATGGTGAACGAAGGCACCAAATGTGGTGATGGAAAG GTCTGCCGGCACTTCCAGTGCGTGAGCGCCTCGGTCCTCAACTACGACTGCGACGTGCAGCGGCAGTGCCACGGCCACGGG GTGTGCAACAACAACAGGAACTGTCACTGTGACGCAGGCTGGGCCCCCCCCTTCTGTGACAAAAAGGGCTACGGGGGAAGCCTGGACGGTGGCTCTCCTTACCATG ACACCTCGCTGAGGAATGGGCTGCTCGTGTTCTTTTTCCTGGTGCTGCCACTGCtcgcagctgctgctctggcgTTTGCCAAGAGGGACAGGCTGAAGCGATGCTACAGGAGGTTAATGTCACGCTGCCATTC GTCCCGCCAGCCGCCGCCCCCCCGAGCAGAGGAGCAGCGAGCCCTCCCGCAGCGGGGCGTCCCGCACGGCGCGCCCTTCCCTGCCCGCGCCGCTCCCACG aatATGGAACCGAACACCTTTCCTGCTCCATCGTACCCGGTTAACCAGCATCCTCAGCAGGTGTACCACCCGCCCTACTACAGGACCCCGCAATACCAGGCACCGCAGCCGCAGAAGCTGCCGACAAG GCCGCCGCCCCCGCAGCAGAGGAGCGCTCCTCAGGGACCCCATTACCTCCCGTCCCGGCCGGCACCGCTGCCTCCCAAATAG
- the ADAM9 gene encoding disintegrin and metalloproteinase domain-containing protein 9 isoform X1 — MAGAWARAARSCLCLLLLAVPGQPGRAGFQQVSLLSSYEVVVPQRLGRERREASSVSSAQDKVSYAVEIEGKEHTIHLEKNKELLPKDFTVYTYNKEGKLQSERPDVQDHCHYQGYVEGSPDSAVAVSTCSGLRGLVTIGNITYGIEPMDPSSGSEHILYRLDDVKKEPTACGVAAADGERERAEDPRPSVTQLLRRKRAVLHQTRYVELFIVVDKEKFEDFGKSETEVREHMVQLANFLDSMYIMLNIRIVLVGLEIWKYENVISTDGGAGDVLANFVQWREKNLVLRRRHDSAQFVLKKGFGGTAGMAYVGTVCSKSHAGGINVFGRISIQMFASIMAHELGHNLGMNHDDERVCHCGASSCIMSSGASGSRNFSSCSAEDFEKLTLNKGGSCLLNVPKPDETYSIPYCGNKLVDAGEECDCGSPKECESDPCCEPGTCRLRYGAQCAYGDCCKNCKLLSWGTECRASNNECDLPEYCNGTSQFCQPDFTVQNGHPCHHEEAYCYNGVCQYYDAQCQDIFGSKAKVAPTVCFAEVNSKGDRFGNCGFHGHDYKKCSSWNAMCGKLQCENVKAMPVFGIKPAIIQTPVKDTMCWGVDFQLGSDVPDPGMVNEGTKCGDGKVCRHFQCVSASVLNYDCDVQRQCHGHGVCNNNRNCHCDAGWAPPFCDKKGYGGSLDGGSPYHDTSLRNGLLVFFFLVLPLLAAAALAFAKRDRLKRCYRRLMSRCHSSRQPPPPRAEEQRALPQRGVPHGAPFPARAAPTNMEPNTFPAPSYPVNQHPQQVYHPPYYRTPQYQAPQPQKLPTRPPPPQQRSAPQGPHYLPSRPAPLPPK, encoded by the exons GTTTCCAGCAGGTTTCTCTCTTGTCTTCCTATGAAGTCGTGGTCCCGCAGAGGCTGGGAAGAGAACGGCGAGAGGCTTCCAGCGTCTCCTCAGCGCAG GACAAGGTGTCGTATGCAGTTGAGATAGAGGGAAAAGAACACACAATACATCTAGAAAAGAACAA AGAACTGCTGCCCAAAGATTTCACAGTTTATACCTATAACAAGGAGGGAAAGTTGCAGTCTGAGCGCccagatgtccag GATCACTGCCACTACCAGGGCTACGTGGAGGGCTCCCCGGACTCGGCGGTCGCCGTCAGCACCTGCTCAGGGCTCAG GGGTTTGGTGACAATAGGGAACATCACCTACGGGATTGAGCCCATGGATCCCTCTTCTGGCTCTGAACACATTTTGTATCGGTTGGATGACGTGAAGAAGGAGCCCACGGCGTGTGGGGTAGCGGCCGCGGATGGCGAGAGGGAGCGCGCAGAGGACCCCCGTCCCAGCGTGACGCAGCTGCTGCGG AGAAAGAGAGCAGTCCTGCATCAGACAAGATACGTGGAGCTGTTCATAGTTGTGGATAAAGAAAAG TTTGAGGATTTTGGGAAGAGCGAAACAGAAGTAAGAGAGCACATGGTGCAGCTGGCAAACTTCCTCGACAGT atgtaCATCATGTTGAACATCCGCATTGTGCTGGTTGGTCTGGAGATCTGGAAGTATGAGAACGTAATTAGCACAGACGGAGGTGCTGGCGACGTGCTGGCAAACTTTGTGCAGTGGCGAGAGAAGAATCTGGTGCTGCGCCGGCGACACGACAGCGCCCAGTTCGTTCT GAAGAAGGGCTTCGGGGGCACGGCGGGAATGGCCTATGTCGGAACAGTGTGCTCCAAGAGCCACGCGGGAGGCATCAACGTG TTTGGAAGAATCAGCATACAGATGTTTGCGTCGATTATGGCTCACGAGCTGGGACACAACCTGGGGATGAACCACGACGATGAACGTGTGTGTCACTGCGGAGCAAGCAGCTGCATCATGAGCTCTGGAGCATC GGGATCGAGGaacttcagcagctgcagcgcAGAGGACTTTGAGAAGCTGACTCTTAACAAAGGAGGCAGCTGCCTGCTCAACGTTCCCAAGCCTGACGAAACCTACAGCATCCCGTACTGCGGGAACAAGCTGGTGGATGCCGGGGAGGAGTGTGACTGTGGTTCGCCAAAG GAATGTGAAAGCGACCCTTGCTGTGAACCGGGTACCTGCAGACTCCGGTACGGTGCTCAGTGTGCTTATGGGGACTGCTGTAAAAACTGCAAG CTCCTTTCTTGGGGAACTGAGTGTCGTGCGAGTAACAACGAGTGTGACCTCCCCGAGTACTGCAACGGCACGTCCCAGTTCTGCCAGCCGGACTTCACCGTGCAGAACGGGCACCCGTGCCACCACGAGGAGGCCTACTGCTACAACGGCGTCTGCCAGTACTATGACGCGCAGTGTCAGGACATCTTCGGCTCGA AAGCCAAAGTGGCCCCCACAGTTTGCTTTGCTGAAGTGAATTCCAAGGGTGACAGATTTGGCAACTGCGGCTTCCACGGGCATGACTACAAGAAATGCTCCAGCTG GAACGCCATGTGTGGGAAGCTGCAGTGTGAAAACGTGAAGGCCATGCCTGTTTTTGGCATTAAGCCCGCTATTATCCAGACTCCCGTCAAAGACACCATGTGCTGGGGGGTGGATTTCCAGCTGGGCTCGGATGTCCCGGACCCGGGAATGGTGAACGAAGGCACCAAATGTGGTGATGGAAAG GTCTGCCGGCACTTCCAGTGCGTGAGCGCCTCGGTCCTCAACTACGACTGCGACGTGCAGCGGCAGTGCCACGGCCACGGG GTGTGCAACAACAACAGGAACTGTCACTGTGACGCAGGCTGGGCCCCCCCCTTCTGTGACAAAAAGGGCTACGGGGGAAGCCTGGACGGTGGCTCTCCTTACCATG ACACCTCGCTGAGGAATGGGCTGCTCGTGTTCTTTTTCCTGGTGCTGCCACTGCtcgcagctgctgctctggcgTTTGCCAAGAGGGACAGGCTGAAGCGATGCTACAGGAGGTTAATGTCACGCTGCCATTC GTCCCGCCAGCCGCCGCCCCCCCGAGCAGAGGAGCAGCGAGCCCTCCCGCAGCGGGGCGTCCCGCACGGCGCGCCCTTCCCTGCCCGCGCCGCTCCCACG aatATGGAACCGAACACCTTTCCTGCTCCATCGTACCCGGTTAACCAGCATCCTCAGCAGGTGTACCACCCGCCCTACTACAGGACCCCGCAATACCAGGCACCGCAGCCGCAGAAGCTGCCGACAAG GCCGCCGCCCCCGCAGCAGAGGAGCGCTCCTCAGGGACCCCATTACCTCCCGTCCCGGCCGGCACCGCTGCCTCCCAAATAG